A region from the Amycolatopsis camponoti genome encodes:
- the nhaA gene encoding Na+/H+ antiporter NhaA, translated as MSRPLSEFARYLRTETTGGLILLGATAVALIWANSPLRDSYHALREFRLGPEFLHLNLTIGDWAKDGLLALFFFVAGLELKRELVIGELSRFKQAVLPVVAAFGGMVVPALVALGVGWGTPGIERAWAIPVATDIAFALGVLALTASNLPSSARVFLLSLAVVDDLGAIIVIAVLFTTGFDLVAVGVAVVALALYAFLQHRRVRTPWLYVPLALVTWVAVHSAGIHATIAGVALGLLTRVRADDGEAEAPALRLEHRLQPWSAAVAVPLFALFAAGISVDGDALGAVFTTALPLAVLAGLLGGKVVGIFGASWLAVKLKAAEMPRGMGWRDIGALSVLGGVGFTVSLLIAELALPAETSELAKAAVLIASAVASLLAAVLLLKRSRVHAEAD; from the coding sequence ATGTCCCGTCCGTTGAGCGAGTTCGCGCGCTACCTGCGCACCGAAACCACCGGCGGCCTCATCCTCCTCGGCGCGACCGCCGTCGCCTTGATCTGGGCCAACTCGCCGTTGCGCGACAGCTATCACGCGCTGCGCGAGTTCCGGCTCGGCCCGGAGTTCCTGCACCTCAACCTCACCATCGGCGACTGGGCGAAGGACGGCTTGCTCGCCCTGTTCTTCTTCGTCGCCGGGCTGGAGCTCAAGCGCGAGCTGGTCATCGGCGAGCTGTCCCGCTTCAAGCAGGCCGTGCTGCCGGTCGTGGCCGCGTTCGGCGGCATGGTCGTACCCGCCCTCGTCGCGCTCGGCGTCGGCTGGGGGACACCGGGGATCGAGCGGGCGTGGGCCATCCCGGTGGCCACGGACATCGCGTTCGCGCTCGGCGTGCTCGCGCTGACCGCGTCGAACCTGCCCTCGAGCGCGCGGGTGTTCCTGCTGTCGCTGGCCGTCGTGGACGACCTCGGCGCGATCATCGTCATCGCCGTGCTGTTCACGACCGGTTTCGACCTGGTCGCGGTGGGCGTGGCGGTCGTCGCGCTCGCGCTGTACGCCTTCCTGCAGCACCGGCGCGTCCGGACGCCGTGGCTCTACGTCCCGCTCGCGCTGGTCACCTGGGTCGCGGTGCACTCGGCGGGCATCCACGCGACGATCGCCGGCGTCGCGCTGGGCCTGCTCACCCGCGTCCGCGCCGACGACGGCGAGGCCGAAGCGCCGGCGCTTCGGCTGGAGCACCGGCTCCAGCCGTGGTCGGCCGCCGTCGCCGTACCGCTGTTCGCGCTGTTCGCGGCCGGGATCTCGGTCGACGGCGACGCGCTCGGCGCGGTGTTCACGACGGCGTTGCCGCTCGCGGTGCTCGCCGGGCTGCTCGGCGGCAAGGTCGTCGGGATCTTCGGCGCGAGCTGGCTCGCGGTGAAGCTCAAGGCCGCCGAAATGCCCCGTGGCATGGGCTGGCGTGACATCGGCGCGTTGTCGGTGCTCGGCGGGGTCGGCTTCACCGTGAGCCTGCTGATCGCGGAACTGGCGCTCCCGGCGGAGACGAGTGAACTGGCGAAGGCGGCGGTGCTGATCGCCTCCGCGGTGGCGTCCCTGCTCGCGGCGGTTCTGCTCCTGAAGCGCAGCCGCGTGCACGCCGAAGCGGATTGA
- a CDS encoding VIT1/CCC1 transporter family protein, with translation MTETIDGDAVGHAHEPHQDVGGKLNWLRAGVLGANDGIVSVAGIVVGVAGATTESTTILTAGIAGLVAGAFSMAGGEYVSVSTQRDTEQALLRLEKQELKTMPEAEERELAEIYQDKGLSPELASQVARELTEKDALHAHAEAELGIDPDNLTSPWQAAWASLIAFSVGALLPILSIAWAGVSWRVWACAAAVVVGLTLTGWLSARLGDAQVGRAILRNVGVGALTMVVTYFVGVIFGVTVG, from the coding sequence GTGACCGAAACGATCGACGGTGACGCCGTGGGCCACGCCCACGAACCGCACCAGGACGTGGGCGGGAAGCTGAACTGGCTCCGGGCCGGGGTTCTCGGGGCGAACGACGGCATCGTGTCCGTCGCCGGCATCGTCGTCGGGGTGGCCGGCGCGACCACCGAAAGCACCACGATCCTGACCGCCGGAATCGCCGGGCTCGTCGCCGGCGCCTTTTCCATGGCCGGCGGTGAATACGTCTCCGTGAGCACCCAGCGCGACACCGAACAGGCCTTGCTCCGGCTGGAAAAGCAGGAGCTCAAGACCATGCCCGAGGCCGAGGAGCGCGAGCTCGCCGAGATCTACCAGGACAAAGGGCTCTCGCCGGAGCTCGCGAGCCAGGTCGCTCGCGAACTGACCGAAAAGGACGCGCTGCACGCGCACGCGGAGGCTGAGCTCGGCATCGATCCGGACAACCTGACCAGCCCGTGGCAGGCGGCCTGGGCGTCGCTGATCGCGTTCTCGGTCGGCGCGCTGCTGCCGATCCTCTCGATCGCCTGGGCCGGCGTCTCCTGGCGGGTGTGGGCGTGCGCGGCCGCGGTCGTCGTCGGCCTGACACTGACCGGGTGGCTCAGCGCGCGGCTCGGGGACGCCCAGGTGGGGCGCGCGATCCTGCGCAACGTCGGGGTCGGCGCCCTCACCATGGTCGTGACCTACTTCGTCGGTGTGATCTTCGGGGTCACAGTCGGCTAG
- a CDS encoding phage holin family protein has translation MSSPKHERTGPDGVGAVPYLPLSSDSDVPGDQSIGRLVGDATQHISTLVRAEMELAKSELVGEVKKGLKGAIYFLIALTVLLYSSFFFFFFLSEGLADWFRPLHRWGAFGIVFALMLLVVGATAFLGYRKVKKFKAPERTIASVKETAAALKPHKAPDADLTTTRD, from the coding sequence GTGAGCAGCCCCAAGCACGAACGCACCGGCCCCGACGGCGTGGGGGCCGTGCCTTACCTCCCGCTGTCCTCCGACTCCGACGTCCCCGGCGACCAGTCGATCGGCCGGCTCGTCGGCGACGCGACCCAGCACATCTCGACCCTGGTCCGGGCCGAGATGGAGCTCGCGAAGTCCGAGCTGGTCGGCGAGGTGAAGAAGGGCCTCAAGGGGGCCATCTACTTCCTGATCGCACTGACGGTCCTGCTGTACAGCTCGTTCTTCTTCTTTTTCTTCCTGTCCGAAGGCCTCGCGGACTGGTTCCGGCCGCTGCACCGCTGGGGCGCGTTCGGCATCGTGTTCGCCCTGATGCTGCTGGTCGTCGGCGCGACCGCGTTCCTGGGCTACCGCAAGGTGAAGAAGTTCAAGGCACCGGAGCGGACGATCGCCAGCGTCAAGGAGACGGCCGCCGCGCTCAAGCCGCACAAGGCGCCCGACGCCGACCTGACCACCACGCGCGACTGA
- a CDS encoding alpha/beta fold hydrolase codes for MHASPDPSSVRLDGPWAHRDVSANGIRLHVAELGEGPVVVLLHGFAEFWWTWHHQLRALADAGFRAVAVDLRGYGDSDKPPRGYDAWTLAGDVGGLIKSLGARRAHLVGHAWGGMLAWTVASLHPRLVSSVTAIGAAHPLALRSGAARPWRGQGRAAGHLFRFQVPMAPEKWLVKDDAQAVEDLFGAWSGRRWQSTSDFTDSVAVFRQAMLVPGVAHSALEYYRWAFRAQFRGEGRRFTDAVDARITAPTLQLHGADDTCVLPETAASSVRWAGPHAEPVLWPGVGHFPHLEAPDRTSAALVDFLK; via the coding sequence TTGCACGCGTCCCCCGACCCGTCGAGCGTCCGGCTCGACGGCCCGTGGGCCCACCGCGACGTCTCCGCGAACGGCATCCGCCTGCACGTCGCCGAGCTCGGCGAGGGGCCCGTCGTGGTGCTGCTGCACGGGTTCGCCGAGTTCTGGTGGACCTGGCACCACCAGTTGCGGGCGCTGGCCGACGCCGGCTTCCGCGCGGTGGCCGTCGACCTGCGCGGCTACGGCGACTCGGACAAGCCGCCGCGCGGTTACGACGCGTGGACGCTCGCCGGGGACGTCGGCGGCCTGATCAAGTCCCTCGGCGCGCGCCGGGCACACCTCGTCGGGCACGCGTGGGGCGGCATGCTCGCCTGGACGGTCGCGTCCCTGCACCCCCGCCTCGTGTCGTCGGTGACGGCGATCGGGGCCGCCCACCCGCTCGCGCTGCGGTCCGGGGCCGCCCGCCCGTGGCGTGGCCAGGGCCGCGCCGCCGGGCACCTCTTCCGCTTCCAGGTGCCGATGGCGCCGGAGAAGTGGCTCGTGAAGGACGACGCCCAAGCCGTCGAGGACCTCTTCGGCGCTTGGTCCGGCCGCCGCTGGCAGTCCACATCGGACTTCACCGACAGCGTCGCGGTCTTCCGGCAGGCGATGCTCGTGCCCGGCGTCGCCCACAGCGCCCTCGAGTACTACCGCTGGGCGTTCCGCGCCCAGTTCCGCGGCGAGGGCCGCCGGTTCACCGACGCCGTCGACGCCCGGATCACCGCGCCGACGCTGCAGCTGCACGGCGCCGACGACACCTGCGTCCTGCCCGAGACGGCGGCGTCGTCGGTGCGCTGGGCAGGCCCGCACGCCGAGCCGGTGCTCTGGCCGGGCGTCGGGCACTTCCCCCACCTCGAGGCGCCGGACCGGACGTCGGCGGCCCTGGTGGACTTCCTCAAGTGA
- a CDS encoding MarP family serine protease, translating into MNWVDVLVLLLAVLAAVSGAYQGVIVALPSLVGVVLGALAGIKLAPVVVSFFDDPVWKVAFAVATVVFLVAFGEAIGVYVGRRLRQKINPDKLSGVDKTLGAIVQAAVVFVVAWLIATPLTTVSGLPGLAKAINGSVVLGKVNEAMPEAAQGFPSQLRKLLDASGFPSVMDPFQKAPTADTSPPDPALQSSGTVQALHGSVVKIRGSASSCSRSLEGSGFVIAPQRVMTNAHVVAGTDTVGIETTQGDYPARVVYFDPEVDIAVLAVPRLRAEPLQFAPETATAGDSAIVLGYPLDGPYRATPARVRGRINLRGPDIYDANTVQRDVFTVRAEIRSGNSGGPMVTPDGKVIGVVFGAAVEDPETGFTLTAEQVRAEVDAAPSQSTNASTGSCAA; encoded by the coding sequence GTGAACTGGGTCGATGTGCTGGTGCTGCTGCTGGCCGTGCTGGCGGCGGTGTCCGGTGCGTACCAGGGTGTGATCGTCGCGCTGCCGTCGCTCGTCGGCGTCGTGCTCGGCGCGCTCGCCGGGATCAAGCTCGCGCCGGTCGTCGTCTCGTTCTTCGACGACCCGGTGTGGAAGGTCGCTTTCGCCGTCGCGACCGTCGTGTTCCTGGTCGCCTTCGGCGAGGCCATCGGTGTCTACGTGGGGCGACGCCTGCGTCAGAAGATCAACCCGGACAAGCTGTCCGGGGTCGACAAGACGCTCGGCGCCATCGTGCAGGCCGCGGTCGTCTTCGTGGTCGCCTGGCTGATCGCGACGCCGCTGACCACGGTCTCCGGCTTGCCCGGGCTGGCCAAGGCGATCAACGGCTCGGTGGTGCTCGGCAAGGTCAACGAGGCCATGCCGGAGGCCGCCCAGGGCTTTCCGAGCCAGCTGCGCAAGCTGCTCGACGCGTCCGGCTTCCCGTCCGTCATGGACCCGTTCCAGAAGGCCCCGACGGCCGACACCTCGCCGCCGGACCCGGCCCTGCAGAGCAGCGGGACCGTCCAGGCGCTGCACGGCAGTGTCGTCAAGATCCGCGGCAGCGCCAGCTCGTGCTCGCGGTCGCTGGAGGGCAGCGGGTTCGTGATCGCGCCGCAGCGGGTGATGACGAACGCGCACGTCGTGGCGGGCACGGACACCGTCGGCATCGAGACGACGCAGGGCGACTACCCGGCGCGGGTCGTCTACTTCGACCCGGAGGTCGACATCGCGGTGCTCGCCGTGCCGCGGCTGCGCGCCGAGCCGCTGCAGTTCGCGCCGGAGACGGCCACCGCCGGCGACAGCGCGATCGTGCTCGGGTACCCGCTCGACGGCCCGTACCGGGCGACGCCGGCCCGCGTGCGAGGCCGGATCAACCTGCGCGGCCCGGACATCTACGACGCCAACACCGTGCAGCGGGACGTCTTCACCGTCCGCGCGGAGATCCGCAGCGGCAACTCCGGCGGCCCGATGGTGACCCCGGACGGCAAGGTCATCGGCGTCGTGTTCGGCGCGGCCGTCGAGGATCCGGAGACGGGCTTCACGCTCACGGCCGAACAGGTGCGGGCCGAGGTCGACGCGGCGCCGTCGCAGTCGACGAACGCGTCCACCGGCTCCTGCGCCGCCTAA
- a CDS encoding peptide MFS transporter yields MSTSTEVQQDTRFFGHPRGLANLFGVEMWERFSYYGMLGILPIYLYYKVEQGGLGLAQESALGIVGAYGGLVYLSAVIGAWVADRLLGSERTLFYSAVLIMIGHVSLAILPGLAGIGVGLVCVAVGSGGLKSNATAIVGTLYADGDERRDAGFTIFYMGVNLGGFVGPLLTGLAQTEVGFHLGFGLAAVGMALGLIQYTLGRKNLGEKAKEIPNPLPASQRTLAVGAAVVLVAVIVTLVLTGVVNPDNLADVVVIVVGVISVIYFLVILTSRKITGDERSRVFSFIPMFIASAVFFSLYQQQFTVVAAYTDQRLNRSLFGWELPVPWVNSINPVFIIVFAPLLAALWTKLGERQPSTPMKFVLGTVLMGAAFLLFLPMVGSGKNASPMLALVGILFVFTIAELCLSPVGLSLSTKLAPEAFRTQMVALNFLSISFGTAMSGKLAEYYSVDDEAPYFSTVGGVAIGVGVLLFLGIPFIRKLMKGVH; encoded by the coding sequence GTGAGCACCTCTACCGAGGTCCAGCAGGACACGAGGTTCTTCGGGCACCCACGAGGGCTGGCGAACCTCTTCGGCGTGGAGATGTGGGAACGCTTCTCCTACTACGGGATGCTCGGCATCCTGCCGATCTACCTCTACTACAAGGTCGAACAGGGCGGTCTCGGCCTGGCGCAGGAGTCCGCGCTCGGCATCGTCGGCGCGTACGGCGGGCTGGTGTACCTGTCCGCCGTCATCGGCGCCTGGGTGGCCGACCGGCTGCTCGGCTCCGAACGGACGCTGTTCTACAGCGCCGTGCTGATCATGATCGGCCACGTCAGCCTGGCGATCCTGCCGGGCCTGGCCGGGATCGGCGTCGGCCTGGTCTGCGTCGCGGTCGGCAGTGGCGGGCTGAAGTCGAACGCGACGGCGATCGTCGGCACGCTCTACGCCGACGGCGACGAACGGCGCGACGCCGGCTTCACGATCTTCTACATGGGCGTCAACCTCGGTGGCTTCGTCGGGCCGCTGCTGACCGGGCTCGCGCAGACGGAGGTCGGCTTCCACCTCGGCTTCGGACTCGCCGCGGTCGGCATGGCGCTCGGCCTGATCCAGTACACGCTCGGCCGCAAGAACCTCGGCGAGAAGGCCAAGGAGATCCCGAACCCGCTCCCGGCTTCGCAGCGCACGCTGGCCGTCGGGGCCGCCGTCGTGCTGGTCGCCGTGATCGTGACGCTGGTGCTGACCGGCGTCGTCAACCCGGACAACCTCGCCGACGTCGTCGTCATCGTGGTCGGCGTGATCTCGGTGATCTACTTCCTTGTGATCCTGACCAGCCGCAAGATCACCGGTGACGAGCGCAGCCGGGTCTTCTCGTTCATCCCGATGTTCATCGCCAGCGCGGTGTTCTTCTCGCTGTACCAGCAGCAGTTCACGGTCGTCGCGGCCTACACCGACCAGCGGCTGAACCGGAGCCTGTTCGGCTGGGAGCTGCCGGTGCCCTGGGTCAACTCGATCAACCCGGTGTTCATCATCGTGTTCGCGCCGCTGCTGGCGGCCCTGTGGACGAAGCTCGGCGAGCGCCAGCCGTCGACGCCGATGAAGTTCGTCCTCGGCACGGTGCTGATGGGCGCGGCCTTCCTGCTGTTCCTGCCGATGGTGGGCAGCGGCAAGAACGCGAGCCCGATGCTCGCGCTGGTCGGCATCCTGTTCGTCTTCACGATCGCCGAGCTGTGCCTTTCGCCGGTCGGGCTGTCGCTGTCGACGAAGCTCGCGCCGGAGGCGTTCCGGACGCAGATGGTCGCGCTGAACTTCCTGTCGATCTCGTTCGGCACGGCGATGTCCGGCAAGCTCGCCGAGTACTACTCGGTCGACGACGAAGCGCCGTACTTCAGCACGGTCGGCGGCGTCGCGATCGGTGTCGGCGTGCTGCTGTTCCTCGGCATCCCCTTCATCCGCAAGCTGATGAAGGGCGTCCACTAG
- a CDS encoding FAD-dependent oxidoreductase, protein MRNVLISGAGVAGATLAWFLARQGFAVTVVERAPGPRTGGQAIDVRGAALDVVDRMGLGERMRAVRTRMRGMSVVDGAGQELFRSEEFTYSSGRLDNDDFEVLRDDVVAILHEAADVEYVFGDSVTALTEEAHGVRVEFERGGFRTFDLVVGADGLHSAVRRLAFGPEEEFVRHLGQYLAIFPAPNFLGLADWQVWFRHEETGGAIYPVRDNTELRVTLGFGSEPLPRLDVEDQKRLVAERLGGIGWEVPKLLEAMAAADVFYFDAMAQIHLDRWSAGRVALLGDAGYCASALSGQGTSLALVGAYALAQELGRGEHEAAFAAYERRMRPFVELNQALATENPAGGPSEESVDRAKNAIVLT, encoded by the coding sequence ATGCGAAACGTCCTGATCTCCGGCGCCGGTGTCGCCGGCGCCACCCTGGCCTGGTTCCTGGCGCGCCAGGGCTTCGCCGTCACGGTGGTCGAGCGCGCGCCCGGCCCGCGGACCGGCGGCCAGGCGATCGACGTGCGCGGCGCCGCGCTCGACGTCGTCGACCGGATGGGCCTGGGCGAGCGGATGCGCGCGGTGCGCACCCGGATGCGCGGGATGTCGGTGGTGGACGGTGCCGGGCAGGAGCTGTTCCGGTCCGAGGAGTTCACCTACAGCAGCGGACGGCTCGACAACGACGACTTCGAGGTCCTGCGCGACGACGTCGTCGCGATCCTGCACGAGGCGGCCGACGTCGAGTACGTCTTCGGCGACTCGGTCACGGCGTTGACCGAGGAGGCGCACGGCGTGCGCGTCGAGTTCGAGCGCGGCGGCTTCCGGACGTTCGACCTGGTCGTCGGCGCGGACGGCCTGCACTCGGCGGTGCGGCGGCTGGCTTTCGGGCCGGAGGAGGAGTTCGTCCGCCACCTCGGGCAGTACCTGGCGATCTTCCCGGCGCCGAACTTCCTGGGCCTGGCGGACTGGCAGGTCTGGTTCCGGCACGAAGAGACCGGCGGGGCGATCTACCCCGTGCGGGACAACACCGAGCTGCGCGTCACGCTCGGCTTCGGCTCGGAGCCGTTGCCGCGGCTGGACGTCGAGGACCAGAAGCGGCTCGTCGCCGAACGGCTGGGCGGGATCGGCTGGGAGGTGCCGAAGCTGCTGGAGGCGATGGCCGCCGCGGACGTCTTCTACTTCGACGCGATGGCGCAGATCCACCTCGACCGCTGGTCGGCGGGCCGGGTCGCGCTGCTCGGCGACGCCGGCTACTGCGCTTCGGCGCTGTCCGGCCAGGGAACGAGCCTCGCGCTCGTCGGTGCGTACGCCCTCGCTCAGGAGCTGGGCCGCGGTGAGCACGAAGCGGCCTTCGCGGCTTACGAACGCCGGATGCGGCCGTTCGTCGAGCTGAACCAGGCGCTGGCCACGGAGAACCCGGCGGGTGGTCCGTCGGAGGAGTCGGTCGACCGGGCGAAGAACGCCATCGTTCTCACTTGA
- a CDS encoding TetR/AcrR family transcriptional regulator, with translation MKYVGIAEELRGRIARGELPPGARVPSTRRLAADHGVAMATAAKALALLSQEGLVRAEPRSGTVVASRERRGGQRGLTRDRIVRTAIDIADAEGLGALSMRGVAARLGVAAMAPYKYVRGKDELVLLMADAAFGERGYPAKPSGDWRERLTLGGRTLWSLFRRHPWLAQLGPITRPLPLRSLATHGEWALSALAELDVDAATLCDLHVLFFGHVQGMAVHLEREQSALASSGLTEDDWMDHQGPAVAAMAAGHPTFAKMLAELTETGYDLVLDDIFESGMRALLDGLALRFGR, from the coding sequence GTGAAATACGTGGGTATCGCCGAAGAGCTGCGCGGCCGGATCGCGCGTGGCGAGCTTCCGCCGGGCGCGCGGGTGCCCTCGACCCGGCGGCTCGCGGCCGACCACGGCGTGGCGATGGCGACCGCGGCCAAGGCGCTGGCCCTGCTGAGCCAGGAAGGACTGGTGCGCGCCGAGCCACGCTCGGGCACGGTCGTCGCGAGCCGGGAACGGCGCGGCGGCCAGCGGGGGCTGACGCGCGACCGGATCGTGCGCACGGCGATCGACATCGCCGATGCGGAGGGCCTCGGCGCGCTGTCCATGCGCGGGGTCGCGGCCCGCCTCGGCGTCGCGGCGATGGCGCCGTACAAGTACGTACGCGGCAAGGACGAACTGGTGCTGCTCATGGCCGACGCCGCGTTCGGCGAGCGCGGCTATCCGGCGAAGCCGTCCGGCGACTGGCGCGAACGGCTGACGCTCGGCGGCCGCACGCTCTGGTCGCTCTTCCGGCGCCACCCGTGGCTGGCGCAGCTCGGGCCGATCACCCGCCCGCTGCCGCTGCGCAGCCTCGCCACGCACGGCGAGTGGGCCCTCTCCGCGCTGGCCGAGCTGGACGTCGACGCGGCGACGCTGTGCGACCTGCACGTCCTGTTCTTCGGCCATGTCCAGGGCATGGCGGTCCACCTGGAACGCGAGCAGAGCGCGCTGGCGTCGTCCGGGCTGACCGAAGACGACTGGATGGACCACCAGGGCCCCGCGGTGGCGGCGATGGCGGCCGGGCACCCGACGTTCGCGAAGATGCTCGCCGAGCTGACCGAAACCGGCTACGACCTGGTGCTCGACGACATCTTCGAGTCGGGCATGCGGGCGCTGCTGGACGGCCTCGCGCTGCGGTTCGGACGTTAG